Proteins encoded within one genomic window of Granulicella pectinivorans:
- the pnp gene encoding polyribonucleotide nucleotidyltransferase, whose protein sequence is MKQDVTVELAGGKQIKFETGRMAKQASGAALTSSGDNVVLATAVASPEPKDGIDFFPLTVEYREFTYAGGRIPGGFIKREGRPSEKEILTCRQIDRPIRPLFPETFRNETQVVAFVYSADKENDPDVLGINGASCALALSDIPFHGPVGAVRVGYIDGAYIVNPTYAERAVSLLNIMVVGTKDGIVMVESGSKEISEEVVVGAIEFAHVEIKKIVAAIDDLVSRAGKTKREVKPVEIDVEYLNALGEKVGERLKDALNTQKHPKFESYALVKEIKDELKKDLPADDPSAGKKLSKYYELLRENIFRDQVLNDRIRPDHRAFDQIREVTVEVGVLPRVHGSALFQRGETQALVSATLGTTDDAQRIETYEGEQKRRFMLHYNFPPFSVGEVGRMSGVGRREIGHGALAYRAIEAVLPAEDESPYTLRVVSDILESNGSSSMATVCGASLALMAAGIPLKGAVAGVAMGLVLDGDKYAVLSDIAGAEDHYGDMDFKVAGTRKGITALQMDIKVMGITAQIMREALEQARVGRLSLLDTMDATIASAASEKSAFAPRIHTIQIPTDKIRDLIGPGGKVIRGIIDATGVKIDVDDTGRVNVASSDADGLSRAIQMISDITAVPEIGKIYLGKVVRIAEFGAFVEIFPGTDGLLHVSEIAEHRVKEVKDELREGDQILVKVLSIEGNRIKLSRKAVLREQRAKLGLPEVAEPSAYGAPIARPEPTTEAPEDAEDFDGEEGDDEEGGDDEPNFNRAEPAPGAAPGTPRPAGSGDRRPGGGGRRRRGGRRPGGPGGAAPQGGGGPR, encoded by the coding sequence ATGAAGCAGGACGTTACCGTAGAGCTTGCCGGCGGCAAGCAGATCAAATTTGAGACCGGACGGATGGCCAAGCAGGCCTCCGGTGCAGCCCTCACCAGCAGCGGAGACAACGTTGTCCTCGCCACGGCCGTGGCCTCCCCTGAGCCCAAGGATGGCATCGACTTCTTCCCCCTCACCGTCGAGTACCGCGAGTTCACCTACGCCGGCGGACGAATCCCCGGTGGCTTCATCAAGCGCGAAGGCCGTCCCTCCGAAAAGGAAATCCTGACCTGCCGTCAGATCGACCGCCCCATCCGCCCGCTCTTCCCCGAGACCTTCCGCAACGAGACCCAGGTGGTCGCGTTCGTCTACTCGGCTGACAAGGAAAACGATCCTGACGTCCTCGGCATCAACGGCGCATCCTGCGCCCTCGCCCTCTCGGACATCCCCTTCCACGGCCCCGTCGGAGCCGTTCGCGTCGGTTACATCGATGGCGCCTACATCGTGAACCCCACCTACGCCGAGCGCGCCGTCAGCCTGCTCAACATCATGGTCGTCGGCACCAAGGACGGCATCGTGATGGTCGAGTCCGGCTCGAAGGAGATCTCGGAAGAGGTCGTCGTCGGTGCCATCGAGTTCGCCCACGTCGAGATCAAGAAGATCGTCGCGGCGATCGACGATCTCGTCAGCCGCGCCGGTAAGACCAAGCGCGAAGTGAAGCCCGTCGAGATCGACGTCGAGTACCTCAACGCCCTCGGCGAGAAGGTCGGCGAGCGCCTCAAGGACGCCCTCAACACCCAGAAGCACCCCAAGTTCGAGTCCTACGCTCTCGTCAAGGAGATCAAGGACGAGCTCAAGAAGGATCTTCCCGCTGACGATCCCTCCGCCGGCAAGAAACTCTCCAAGTACTACGAGCTCCTCCGCGAAAACATCTTCCGCGATCAGGTCCTCAACGACCGCATCCGCCCCGATCACCGCGCCTTCGACCAGATCCGTGAGGTCACCGTCGAGGTTGGCGTTCTCCCCCGCGTGCACGGTTCGGCCCTCTTCCAGCGCGGCGAGACCCAGGCTCTCGTCTCCGCGACCCTCGGCACCACCGACGACGCGCAGCGCATCGAAACCTACGAAGGCGAGCAGAAGCGCCGCTTCATGCTCCACTACAACTTCCCGCCCTTCTCGGTCGGCGAAGTCGGCCGCATGTCCGGCGTAGGCCGTCGCGAGATCGGTCACGGTGCCCTCGCGTACCGCGCCATCGAGGCCGTCCTCCCCGCGGAAGATGAGTCCCCGTACACCCTCCGCGTCGTCTCGGACATCCTCGAGTCGAACGGTTCCTCCTCGATGGCCACCGTCTGCGGTGCCTCCCTCGCGCTCATGGCAGCCGGTATCCCCCTCAAGGGAGCCGTCGCCGGTGTGGCCATGGGCCTCGTCCTCGATGGTGACAAGTACGCCGTCCTCTCCGACATCGCCGGTGCCGAAGATCATTACGGCGACATGGACTTCAAGGTAGCCGGAACCCGCAAGGGAATCACCGCGCTCCAGATGGACATCAAGGTCATGGGCATCACCGCCCAGATCATGCGCGAAGCCCTCGAACAGGCCCGCGTGGGCCGTCTCTCGCTCCTCGACACCATGGACGCGACCATCGCCAGCGCAGCCTCTGAGAAGAGCGCCTTCGCTCCCCGCATCCACACCATCCAGATCCCCACCGACAAGATCCGCGACCTCATCGGACCTGGCGGAAAGGTCATCCGCGGCATCATCGATGCCACCGGCGTCAAGATCGATGTCGACGACACGGGCCGCGTCAACGTAGCGTCCTCCGACGCCGACGGTCTCTCCCGCGCTATCCAGATGATCTCCGACATCACCGCCGTCCCCGAGATCGGCAAGATCTACCTGGGCAAGGTCGTACGCATCGCCGAGTTCGGCGCATTCGTCGAGATCTTCCCCGGCACCGACGGTCTCCTCCACGTCTCCGAGATCGCAGAGCACCGCGTCAAGGAAGTCAAGGACGAGCTCCGCGAGGGCGATCAGATCCTGGTCAAGGTCCTCTCCATCGAAGGCAACCGCATCAAGCTCTCCCGCAAGGCTGTCCTGCGTGAGCAGCGCGCCAAGCTCGGCCTCCCCGAGGTCGCTGAGCCCTCCGCCTACGGCGCACCCATCGCCCGCCCCGAACCCACCACCGAAGCCCCCGAAGACGCAGAAGACTTCGACGGCGAAGAGGGTGACGACGAGGAGGGCGGCGACGACGAGCCGAACTTCAACCGTGCCGAGCCCGCGCCCGGCGCAGCACCCGGCACCCCCCGCCCCGCCGGTTCCGGCGATCGCCGCCCCGGTGGCGGAGGCCGTCGCCGTCGCGGTGGACGCCGTCCCGGCGGCCCCGGTGGCGCAGCCCCCCAGGGCGGCGGCGGACCCCGCTAA